Proteins from a genomic interval of Lysobacter arenosi:
- a CDS encoding LysR family transcriptional regulator, whose product MARDLNDTLIFVRVVEHGSFISAARALQLPKTTVSRKVQELETRLGAQLLHRTTRKLGLTEAGNIYFEHCQRIARELDEAESAVGQLQGGPRGWLRFTAPYSVGITWIAPLLGEFHARHPEVRVDMVLTNEALDIIDKEIDVALRVGNLPDSNLIARKLATFRTQVYASPNYIARHGEPLHPDDLIHHRTVAMPKSRRNGQYFWPLSDGTRTIDYRIDPVLLANDPAPLSGALLCGEGLMLASDVTVKAYAEQGYVQRVLAGWTGPEYEFNAVFPRGRVQSPKVRAFVDFLVERLNFDADYMQVLCPNVRARYQAAEKSAAEAITAELAKVAGLPAAKAKRKAKPLQEPVGSEVDEEE is encoded by the coding sequence ATGGCCCGCGATCTCAATGACACCCTGATCTTCGTACGGGTGGTCGAACACGGCAGCTTCATCTCCGCCGCCCGCGCCCTGCAGCTGCCCAAGACCACGGTCAGTCGCAAGGTCCAGGAACTTGAAACCCGACTCGGTGCGCAGCTGCTGCATCGGACCACGCGCAAGCTCGGCCTCACCGAAGCCGGCAACATCTACTTCGAGCATTGCCAGCGCATCGCGCGCGAACTCGACGAAGCCGAAAGTGCGGTCGGCCAGTTGCAAGGCGGCCCGCGCGGCTGGCTGCGCTTCACTGCCCCGTATTCGGTCGGCATCACCTGGATCGCGCCGTTGCTCGGCGAGTTCCACGCACGCCATCCGGAAGTGCGCGTCGACATGGTGCTGACCAATGAAGCACTGGACATCATCGACAAGGAAATCGACGTCGCCCTGCGCGTGGGCAACCTGCCCGACTCCAACCTGATCGCGCGCAAGCTGGCGACGTTCCGCACCCAGGTCTATGCCAGCCCCAACTACATCGCCCGCCACGGCGAACCGCTGCATCCGGACGACCTGATCCACCACCGCACCGTGGCGATGCCGAAATCACGCCGCAACGGACAGTACTTCTGGCCGCTCAGCGACGGTACGCGCACGATCGATTACCGCATCGACCCGGTGTTGCTCGCCAACGATCCGGCGCCGCTCAGTGGCGCGCTGCTGTGCGGCGAAGGCCTGATGCTGGCCAGCGACGTCACCGTGAAGGCATATGCCGAGCAGGGTTACGTGCAACGCGTGCTGGCCGGCTGGACCGGACCGGAGTACGAGTTCAACGCGGTGTTCCCGCGTGGACGCGTGCAGTCGCCGAAGGTGCGCGCGTTCGTCGACTTCCTGGTCGAGCGCCTCAACTTCGACGCCGACTACATGCAGGTGCTCTGCCCGAACGTGCGTGCGCGCTACCAGGCCGCGGAGAAGTCGGCTGCCGAAGCGATCACCGCCGAGCTGGCCAAGGTTGCAGGGCTTCCGGCGGCCAAGGCCAAGCGCAAGGCCAAGCCGCTGCAGGAGCCGGTGGGGTCGGAGGTGGATGAGGAGGAGTGA
- the recB gene encoding exodeoxyribonuclease V subunit beta, whose amino-acid sequence MNLALNASDPYLTLPLHGVRLIEASAGTGKTFTLATLVTRLIVERDLRIGTILVVTFTEAATQELRKRIRERLEHAAALVGSPACDDESADVALTRRIIEDHLVASGETREQLQFRLKRAVLEVDLAAIFTIHGFCARVLREHALESDQPFDPPQLLTSDADLRDALARDLWRAIAAHGDDAALLPSLWRNPEELAKDLPNLLSPVQLLPESVPAEGQDGARDDVDSAFSTLRQVFAEHGDEARRKIEDAIEQALLNKSSYKPEHIPLLWNALEQQLEHGGPFDDYHEKLPNLRQATLVDKTKTALRARCPHSPLFVAVADYLDARARHRREHDRQRVDLLHRVRDDASRRLHETKQTLRLQTYDDLIDDVANALDSDHGEELVQRLRKQYAFALVDEFQDTDARQWGIFDRVFGKGRTADDDTGALFLIGDPKQAIYGFRGGDVHTYLAAAAVAERAPPLDRNFRSRPGVLRAIESLYDNAVAAGDAPFVVPGINFHPVHPGDLRRDEDFMIDGAAAPALVVRMIGPDRNGEAHNAERSRELATDACVGAIHYVLARAREGTALIDGEPVQPGDIAVLVRRHHEATRIQRALTAVGIPAVAAGMQSLFATDEAAELRMLFEALLQPADDGRLRTALATVLLGVDACTIDSLEHDGPAYRQHQLDAMAWRERWQRSGPFALVSDLCATHAERLLGLLDGERRLTNYLQLGELMQDADARSLGLHGLVDWLCRRIAEADSNDEAQLLRLESDAQCVQIVTLHKSKGLEYPLVYLPFVAIGGQPPSADRYCIVHNGDRRQLRWKIDKDDADWRNAATEWRNEQLAEDARLLYVGLTRAGHALWLASGEFYGADKTRLAKMLANTGALRDHPDMAVISGEVVAVAAPLNAMQTAEVAPARSPQRTISRDWWVYSFTQLAQAEAGAEVVVAVDERGAVDEPAEPEVRDEAEAFDPRFSGSRFGNVLHDALEHTDFGAWRDWMEGDIAPQGQADNLAQALRAGGYADEDVADGVPILTRLAGHTLTTTLPEGGRLCDLAPGARRAEIEFHFALQPTAVDALIDVLHAGGVVATRQGFGPRRRLEGLMTGKIDLTYTVDGRWYVLDYKSNRLPAYDRASLDAAMAHSEYDLQALIYTLALHRWLRFRLGDGYDYARDFGGVRYLFCRGLAEGQGIHAHAPDPALVDALDTLFAGGAA is encoded by the coding sequence ATGAACCTCGCGCTCAACGCCTCCGACCCCTATCTCACGCTGCCACTGCACGGCGTGCGCCTGATCGAGGCCAGCGCCGGCACCGGCAAGACCTTCACCCTGGCCACGCTGGTCACGCGCCTGATAGTCGAACGCGACCTGCGTATCGGCACGATCCTGGTGGTGACCTTCACCGAGGCCGCCACGCAGGAACTGCGCAAGCGCATCCGCGAGCGACTGGAGCACGCGGCCGCGCTGGTCGGTTCGCCAGCCTGCGACGACGAATCGGCCGATGTCGCGCTCACCCGTCGCATCATCGAAGACCATCTGGTCGCCAGCGGCGAGACGCGCGAACAGCTGCAGTTCCGCCTCAAGCGCGCGGTGCTGGAAGTCGACCTGGCCGCCATCTTCACCATCCACGGTTTCTGTGCGCGCGTGCTGCGCGAGCACGCGCTGGAAAGCGACCAGCCGTTCGACCCGCCACAACTGCTGACCAGCGATGCCGACCTGCGCGACGCGCTCGCTCGCGACCTGTGGCGGGCGATCGCCGCGCACGGCGACGATGCCGCGCTGCTGCCGTCGCTGTGGCGCAATCCGGAAGAGCTGGCCAAGGATCTGCCGAACCTGCTGTCGCCGGTGCAGCTGTTGCCCGAATCGGTGCCAGCGGAAGGCCAGGACGGCGCCCGCGATGACGTCGACAGCGCTTTCAGCACGTTGCGGCAGGTCTTCGCCGAGCACGGCGACGAGGCCCGGCGAAAGATTGAAGACGCGATCGAACAGGCGCTGCTGAACAAGTCCAGCTACAAGCCCGAACACATCCCGCTGCTGTGGAACGCGCTGGAACAGCAGCTGGAGCATGGTGGCCCGTTCGACGACTACCACGAGAAACTGCCCAACCTGCGCCAGGCCACGCTGGTCGACAAGACCAAGACAGCCCTGCGCGCGCGCTGCCCGCATTCGCCCCTGTTCGTTGCCGTCGCCGATTACCTCGACGCGCGCGCCCGCCATCGCCGCGAACACGACCGCCAGCGCGTCGACCTGCTGCACCGCGTCCGCGACGACGCAAGCCGGCGCCTGCACGAGACCAAGCAGACGCTGCGCCTGCAGACCTACGACGACCTGATCGACGATGTCGCCAACGCGCTCGACAGCGACCACGGCGAGGAGCTGGTGCAGCGGCTGCGCAAGCAGTACGCGTTCGCGCTGGTCGACGAGTTCCAGGATACCGATGCGCGCCAGTGGGGCATCTTCGACCGCGTCTTCGGCAAGGGCCGCACCGCCGATGACGACACGGGCGCACTATTCCTGATCGGCGACCCGAAGCAGGCCATTTACGGCTTCCGTGGCGGCGACGTGCATACCTACCTGGCCGCTGCCGCGGTCGCCGAGCGCGCACCGCCACTGGATCGCAATTTCCGTTCGCGACCGGGCGTGCTTCGCGCGATCGAATCGCTGTACGACAACGCCGTCGCCGCCGGCGACGCGCCGTTCGTCGTGCCGGGCATCAATTTCCATCCGGTCCATCCCGGTGACCTGCGCCGCGATGAGGACTTCATGATCGATGGCGCCGCTGCCCCGGCGCTGGTCGTGCGCATGATTGGCCCGGACCGCAACGGCGAGGCCCACAACGCCGAGCGATCGCGCGAACTGGCCACCGACGCCTGCGTCGGTGCCATCCACTACGTTCTCGCGCGCGCGCGCGAGGGCACGGCCCTGATCGACGGCGAGCCGGTGCAGCCTGGCGACATCGCGGTACTGGTGCGCCGCCACCACGAGGCGACACGCATCCAGCGTGCGTTGACCGCCGTCGGCATCCCGGCGGTGGCAGCCGGTATGCAGAGCCTGTTCGCAACCGATGAGGCGGCCGAGCTGCGCATGCTGTTCGAGGCCTTGCTGCAACCGGCCGACGATGGTCGCCTGCGCACGGCGCTCGCCACGGTGCTGCTGGGCGTGGACGCCTGCACCATTGATTCGCTCGAACACGATGGCCCTGCTTATCGCCAACATCAGCTCGATGCGATGGCCTGGCGTGAGCGCTGGCAGCGCAGCGGACCCTTCGCGCTGGTGTCGGACCTGTGCGCCACGCACGCCGAACGCCTGCTGGGCCTGCTCGACGGCGAACGTCGCCTCACCAACTACCTGCAGCTGGGCGAGCTGATGCAGGACGCCGACGCGCGTTCGCTCGGTCTGCATGGTCTGGTCGACTGGCTGTGCCGGCGCATCGCCGAAGCCGATTCCAACGATGAAGCGCAGCTGCTGCGCCTGGAATCGGACGCCCAGTGCGTGCAGATCGTCACCCTGCACAAGAGCAAAGGCCTGGAATACCCGCTGGTGTACTTGCCATTCGTCGCCATCGGCGGGCAGCCGCCCAGCGCCGATCGATACTGCATCGTCCACAACGGCGACCGCCGTCAGCTGCGCTGGAAGATCGACAAGGACGACGCCGACTGGAGGAACGCGGCGACGGAATGGCGCAACGAGCAGCTCGCCGAGGATGCGCGCCTGCTGTATGTCGGCTTGACACGCGCGGGCCACGCGCTGTGGCTGGCCAGCGGCGAGTTCTATGGCGCAGACAAGACGCGCCTGGCGAAGATGCTCGCCAATACCGGGGCGCTGCGTGATCATCCGGACATGGCGGTGATCAGCGGCGAAGTCGTCGCGGTCGCCGCGCCGCTCAACGCCATGCAGACCGCCGAAGTGGCGCCGGCACGGTCGCCGCAGCGCACGATCTCGCGCGACTGGTGGGTCTACAGCTTCACCCAGCTGGCACAGGCCGAAGCCGGGGCCGAAGTCGTCGTCGCGGTGGACGAGCGTGGTGCGGTCGATGAGCCGGCCGAACCTGAGGTGCGCGACGAGGCAGAAGCCTTCGATCCTCGCTTCAGCGGCAGCCGTTTCGGCAATGTGTTGCACGACGCGCTCGAGCACACCGACTTCGGTGCGTGGCGCGACTGGATGGAAGGTGACATCGCGCCACAAGGACAGGCAGACAACCTCGCCCAGGCGCTGCGTGCCGGCGGCTATGCCGACGAGGACGTGGCCGATGGCGTGCCGATCCTCACGCGCCTGGCAGGGCACACGCTGACCACGACCCTGCCCGAGGGCGGCCGGTTGTGTGATCTCGCGCCGGGCGCCCGCCGCGCCGAAATCGAATTCCACTTCGCCCTTCAGCCGACCGCGGTCGATGCACTGATCGATGTGCTGCACGCCGGCGGTGTGGTTGCCACGCGCCAGGGCTTCGGTCCGCGCCGACGCCTCGAAGGCCTGATGACCGGCAAGATCGACTTGACCTACACCGTCGACGGTCGCTGGTACGTGCTCGACTACAAGTCCAACCGGCTGCCGGCCTACGACCGTGCCAGCCTCGATGCCGCGATGGCGCACAGCGAGTACGACCTGCAGGCATTGATCTACACACTGGCCCTGCACCGCTGGCTGCGCTTCCGCCTCGGCGATGGTTACGACTACGCGCGCGACTTCGGCGGCGTTCGCTACCTGTTCTGTCGCGGCCTGGCGGAAGGGCAGGGCATCCATGCCCATGCGCCTGATCCGGCACTCGTCGACGCACTCGACACGCTCTTCGCCGGAGGTGCGGCATGA
- the recD gene encoding exodeoxyribonuclease V subunit alpha, with translation MSLLDALYRAGALNTLDHAFAQSLRRLGRRDTSSDLFGTDAPDAVLAAAALASQSVARGHAAFDPAQPSWLQDDAIAWPNAKAWRDALQASQWVSEPQADAVAAGDRPLVWENGLLYLRRYREYERRLGIGLKRIAAARPQSDGLDGIASLFAKLFPHARDGDRQARAAALALLQSLLLVTGGPGTGKTTTITRVLLLLIAQAHHAGLPSPRIALAAPTGRAAERMAESLRAASVQLRAIEGVDDALCDALPEAASTLHRLLGTIPGSPRFRHDASNPLSFDVIVVDEASMVDLPLMCKLVEAVADGARLILLGDRDQLPSIEAGDVLAAITDAAGEGDALPASLVHRLQPLLGDIATTPSAGTPLSGHRVQLLRGYRQSQSLDLAPLADALRVGDADRTIELLRGNVLDGIHYHEGVTDPLLGPRRETLLSVWRGLLELDDPVVALQRASALRVLTALREGAQGAGVLNARIEEALAGAHRDPYFHGRLLLVTENSYRHGLFNGDIGVCQRDAKGHTVAWFAGGSEGVRGFHPAALPAHTGAFAMTVHKAQGSEFDTVWLLLPRQDARTLSRELLYTAVTRARSELHVCASETVLHAALARHAARVSGLAWRLRG, from the coding sequence ATGAGCCTGCTCGATGCGCTGTACCGCGCCGGTGCGCTCAACACGCTCGACCATGCGTTCGCGCAGAGCCTGCGCCGGCTTGGCCGACGCGACACCAGCTCCGACCTGTTCGGCACCGACGCGCCCGACGCGGTGCTCGCCGCGGCGGCGCTGGCATCGCAGTCGGTGGCGCGCGGCCACGCCGCGTTCGACCCGGCGCAGCCGTCCTGGCTGCAGGACGACGCGATCGCCTGGCCCAACGCCAAAGCGTGGCGCGATGCGCTTCAGGCCTCGCAGTGGGTCAGCGAGCCGCAAGCCGACGCGGTTGCCGCCGGCGACCGGCCGTTGGTGTGGGAGAACGGCCTGCTGTACCTGCGCCGCTACCGCGAGTACGAGCGGCGCCTTGGCATCGGCCTCAAGCGCATCGCGGCGGCACGCCCGCAGAGCGACGGCCTGGACGGCATCGCATCGTTGTTCGCCAAGCTGTTCCCGCACGCCCGCGATGGCGATCGCCAGGCGCGCGCAGCGGCGCTGGCATTGCTGCAGTCGTTGCTGCTGGTCACCGGCGGCCCGGGCACCGGCAAGACCACGACGATTACGCGCGTGCTGCTGTTGCTGATCGCGCAGGCGCACCACGCCGGTCTGCCATCGCCGCGCATCGCGCTGGCCGCGCCAACCGGTCGTGCCGCCGAGCGCATGGCCGAGAGTCTGCGTGCGGCGAGTGTGCAGCTGCGCGCCATCGAAGGCGTCGATGACGCACTGTGCGATGCGCTTCCCGAGGCCGCGAGTACGCTGCACCGACTGCTCGGCACCATTCCCGGCAGTCCGCGCTTCCGCCATGACGCAAGCAATCCGTTGTCGTTCGATGTCATCGTCGTCGACGAAGCGTCGATGGTGGACCTGCCGCTGATGTGCAAGCTGGTGGAGGCCGTCGCCGACGGCGCCCGCCTGATCCTGCTTGGCGATCGTGATCAGCTGCCGTCGATCGAGGCCGGCGACGTGCTCGCGGCCATCACCGATGCGGCAGGCGAGGGCGATGCGCTGCCGGCATCACTGGTCCATCGCCTGCAACCGCTGCTTGGCGACATTGCAACGACGCCGTCCGCAGGTACGCCGCTCAGCGGCCATCGCGTGCAGCTGCTTCGCGGTTATCGCCAGTCGCAGTCGCTGGACCTGGCGCCGCTGGCAGACGCGCTGCGCGTCGGCGATGCCGACCGCACCATCGAACTGCTGCGCGGCAACGTGCTGGACGGCATCCATTACCACGAAGGCGTCACCGACCCGCTGCTCGGGCCGCGGCGGGAGACGTTGCTGTCGGTCTGGCGCGGACTTCTCGAACTGGATGACCCGGTGGTGGCACTGCAACGTGCCTCGGCGCTACGCGTGCTGACTGCCTTGCGCGAAGGCGCGCAGGGTGCCGGCGTGCTCAACGCGCGCATCGAAGAGGCATTGGCCGGTGCCCATCGCGATCCGTACTTCCACGGCCGCCTGTTGCTGGTGACGGAGAACAGTTACCGGCACGGCCTGTTCAATGGCGACATCGGCGTATGCCAGCGTGACGCCAAGGGCCACACCGTGGCCTGGTTCGCCGGTGGCAGCGAAGGCGTGCGCGGCTTCCATCCGGCGGCGCTGCCGGCGCACACCGGCGCCTTCGCGATGACCGTGCACAAGGCGCAGGGTTCGGAGTTCGACACGGTGTGGTTGCTGCTGCCGCGGCAGGATGCGCGGACGTTGTCGCGCGAGCTGCTGTACACGGCGGTGACGCGGGCACGCAGCGAACTGCATGTGTGCGCGAGCGAGACGGTACTGCACGCCGCGCTGGCAAGGCATGCGGCGCGCGTGTCGGGATTGGCCTGGCGGCTGCGGGGGTAA
- a CDS encoding SDR family NAD(P)-dependent oxidoreductase → MKSPVARPAQSASAQKPSVARTPVVVLGATGGVGRGVVEAALAAGRPVIAVARDKSGLQCLKAHHAKADLSVVAGSISSDADGERLAKALAKLGRPIGGVIAAVSGSSGRGRLLDHPAAYLRQRLDEDLLPHLAAARHLLPLLAQGNRGGTYVLIGGPGAEQPWAGYGHRSIATAALRMLARVLHEEARSIGVRVQLLSIDSPVNTELNREHACAQWPSAIAVGQRALALVEPHNTPKATQAVVRYADVVPVAGIDVDSVDADSITNQDLTSQGSEGITSQVTDEHDAEAQADAQTATRVTQDPEALLPSRCLQDARTLLRNLLSTNTQSPDTNNNNPPFPNQEPSSP, encoded by the coding sequence GTGAAATCCCCGGTCGCCCGTCCTGCCCAGTCGGCATCGGCCCAAAAGCCCTCGGTCGCCCGGACGCCCGTCGTCGTCCTGGGCGCCACTGGCGGGGTCGGCCGCGGCGTGGTCGAAGCCGCTCTCGCAGCTGGCCGGCCGGTCATCGCGGTCGCCCGCGACAAGTCCGGCCTACAGTGCCTCAAGGCCCACCACGCCAAGGCCGATCTCAGCGTCGTGGCTGGCTCGATCAGCAGCGATGCCGACGGCGAGCGCCTCGCCAAGGCACTGGCGAAGCTTGGCCGACCGATTGGCGGCGTGATCGCGGCCGTCTCGGGCAGTTCCGGCCGCGGCCGCCTGCTCGACCATCCGGCTGCTTACCTGCGCCAGCGCCTGGACGAAGACCTTCTTCCGCACCTCGCGGCCGCGCGGCACCTGTTGCCGCTGCTGGCACAGGGCAATCGTGGCGGTACTTATGTGTTGATCGGCGGGCCGGGCGCGGAACAGCCGTGGGCCGGTTACGGCCATCGCTCGATCGCCACGGCCGCGCTGCGCATGCTCGCGCGCGTGCTGCATGAAGAGGCACGAAGCATCGGCGTGCGCGTGCAGCTGCTGTCGATCGACAGCCCCGTGAACACTGAGCTCAACCGTGAACACGCCTGTGCGCAATGGCCCAGTGCAATCGCCGTTGGCCAGCGCGCATTGGCCCTTGTCGAGCCGCACAACACGCCGAAGGCGACTCAGGCAGTTGTTCGCTACGCCGATGTGGTGCCGGTCGCCGGCATCGATGTCGATTCCGTCGACGCTGATTCGATTACCAATCAGGACCTGACCTCTCAGGGCTCCGAGGGCATTACCTCTCAGGTAACGGACGAACACGACGCCGAAGCTCAAGCTGACGCTCAAACCGCGACCCGCGTCACCCAGGACCCTGAAGCACTACTGCCATCACGCTGTCTGCAGGACGCGCGCACGCTGCTCAGGAACCTGCTTTCAACAAACACGCAATCACCCGATACCAATAACAACAACCCGCCTTTCCCGAACCAGGAACCTTCTTCGCCATGA